A single window of Pseudarthrobacter defluvii DNA harbors:
- a CDS encoding ATP-dependent DNA ligase, which translates to MLLLELVETSTSVGSTRSRLAKVDALASLLRRLEPAEIPTAVGLLTAKPRQGRVGVGWSAVAAAKQEPAVEPSLTVADFDAALDRLLAAAGSGSGAERAATLRKLMAAATGSEQAFITGVLLGELRTGALEGVLTDAVARAAGKPVDTVRRAAMLSGDLGETALLAITGTQAELDAVGLVVGRPVLPMLASTAANPSAALETTGEASVEYKLDGARIQVHRADDDVRIYTRNLADVTHRLPEVVEVVRALPLRHVILDGETLALDEEGGPRPFQETMARFGADAVRETVLHPWFFDVLHLDGRDLLDEPLAERIEVLERIAPAHRIPGEITADPAVAERVSQDALAAGHEGVVVKAIGSTYAAGRRGSNWVKVKPVLTYDLVVLACEWGSGRRTGMLSNLHLGALDPAGEFGEPGGFVMVGKTFKGLTDELLRWQTERFQEIEVRRTSGTVWVEPVTVVEIAIDGVQQSPRYPGGIALRFARVKRYRDDKAPAEADTIQTLRALLRP; encoded by the coding sequence ATGCTGCTCCTTGAGCTCGTGGAAACTTCAACGTCCGTTGGGTCGACCCGCTCGCGGTTGGCGAAGGTGGACGCTTTGGCCAGCCTTCTGCGCCGGCTTGAGCCCGCGGAGATCCCGACGGCGGTGGGCCTGCTTACTGCCAAGCCCCGCCAAGGCCGCGTGGGCGTCGGCTGGAGCGCGGTGGCAGCGGCGAAGCAGGAGCCGGCCGTGGAGCCAAGCCTCACCGTGGCGGATTTTGATGCCGCGCTGGACCGGCTGCTCGCTGCGGCGGGTTCGGGATCGGGCGCGGAGCGGGCAGCAACCCTGCGGAAACTGATGGCGGCGGCCACCGGGTCAGAGCAGGCGTTCATCACCGGCGTCCTGCTCGGCGAACTGCGCACCGGCGCGCTGGAAGGAGTCCTGACGGATGCCGTAGCCCGCGCCGCCGGGAAGCCTGTGGACACTGTCCGGCGTGCCGCCATGCTCTCCGGAGACCTTGGTGAAACCGCTCTGCTGGCCATCACGGGCACCCAGGCCGAGCTTGACGCCGTCGGCCTCGTGGTGGGCCGCCCTGTACTGCCCATGCTTGCGTCCACGGCAGCAAATCCCAGTGCGGCCTTGGAAACCACCGGTGAGGCGTCGGTGGAATACAAGCTCGACGGCGCCCGCATCCAGGTCCACCGCGCGGACGATGACGTCCGCATCTATACCCGCAACCTCGCCGACGTCACCCACAGGCTTCCCGAAGTGGTGGAGGTGGTCCGTGCACTGCCGCTGCGGCACGTGATCCTGGACGGCGAAACCCTTGCCCTTGATGAGGAAGGCGGTCCTCGGCCCTTCCAGGAAACCATGGCGCGCTTTGGTGCGGACGCCGTCCGGGAAACGGTGCTGCACCCGTGGTTCTTCGACGTGCTGCATCTCGATGGCCGGGACCTGCTGGATGAGCCGTTGGCAGAACGCATCGAGGTGCTTGAGCGCATAGCCCCTGCACACCGGATTCCGGGGGAGATCACCGCTGATCCTGCCGTCGCGGAACGTGTGTCCCAGGACGCCCTTGCCGCCGGCCACGAGGGTGTTGTGGTGAAGGCCATCGGCTCCACCTACGCGGCCGGCCGGCGTGGATCGAACTGGGTGAAAGTGAAGCCGGTGCTGACCTATGACCTGGTGGTCCTCGCTTGCGAGTGGGGGTCCGGCCGGCGCACCGGGATGCTGTCGAACTTGCATCTGGGGGCCCTTGACCCGGCAGGGGAGTTCGGCGAACCCGGCGGTTTTGTGATGGTGGGCAAGACCTTCAAGGGGCTCACCGACGAGCTGCTGCGCTGGCAAACCGAAAGGTTCCAGGAGATTGAGGTGCGGCGCACTTCCGGCACCGTCTGGGTGGAGCCGGTCACCGTCGTCGAAATTGCCATTGACGGCGTGCAGCAGTCACCGCGCTATCCCGGCGGAATCGCCCTGAGGTTCGCCCGTGTCAAGCGCTACCGCGACGACAAGGCTCCGGCTGAGGCCGACACCATCCAGACCCTGCGGGCCCTGCTGCGTCCGTAG
- a CDS encoding DUF389 domain-containing protein, producing the protein MVVQLRICVPGELSALTLKTCRDQRGVAEVVVVAGAAVVPPGDVLEVLIAREAVEELLEKLEVLKIQDAGSIAMSSPEFVLSRNADRAERAAPGDGADAVIWDDVTRQTGEDSRLTWNFLAFLVLATQLAGIGIVTDSPIAIVGAMAVGPEFGPLAALAVSLATRQWKLGRRAAVALAVGFPVAMLLAALTAWLSVPLGLFPRDALDKGSAVEFIYHPGPYSLIVAVLAGIAGMLSIIGRRSAALIGVFISVTTVPAAGYVAVALVLGEYQKAAGSALQLLLNLVGIVVAALAVLLFYRMVARRLPDRVARSLKRQRTGARN; encoded by the coding sequence ATGGTTGTCCAGCTGCGGATCTGTGTGCCTGGGGAGCTGTCGGCCCTGACGTTGAAAACCTGCCGCGACCAGCGGGGCGTGGCGGAAGTTGTGGTGGTTGCCGGCGCGGCCGTGGTGCCGCCGGGTGACGTCCTCGAAGTGCTGATTGCCCGGGAGGCCGTGGAGGAACTGCTCGAAAAGCTGGAGGTGCTGAAAATCCAGGACGCCGGCTCCATTGCCATGTCCTCGCCGGAATTCGTTCTCTCCAGGAATGCGGACCGGGCTGAGCGTGCGGCCCCTGGTGACGGTGCGGACGCGGTCATTTGGGACGATGTGACCCGGCAAACCGGTGAAGATTCCCGGTTGACGTGGAACTTCCTCGCTTTCCTGGTCCTGGCTACCCAACTCGCCGGGATTGGCATCGTGACTGATTCCCCGATTGCCATCGTGGGCGCCATGGCGGTGGGCCCGGAGTTCGGACCGCTGGCTGCCCTTGCCGTCTCGCTTGCCACCCGGCAGTGGAAACTTGGACGGCGCGCCGCGGTTGCGTTGGCCGTCGGCTTTCCCGTGGCCATGCTGCTGGCAGCACTTACCGCCTGGCTTTCGGTGCCGCTCGGGCTCTTCCCGCGCGATGCCCTGGACAAGGGCTCGGCCGTCGAATTCATTTACCATCCCGGACCCTACTCGCTGATTGTTGCGGTGCTGGCCGGGATCGCCGGCATGCTGTCCATCATCGGCCGCCGTTCCGCTGCGCTGATCGGTGTCTTTATCTCCGTCACCACCGTGCCGGCGGCCGGGTACGTGGCGGTGGCCCTGGTGTTGGGTGAGTACCAGAAGGCAGCAGGTTCTGCCCTCCAACTGCTCCTCAACCTCGTGGGCATCGTGGTGGCGGCCTTGGCAGTCTTGCTGTTTTACCGGATGGTCGCCAGGCGCCTGCCGGACAGAGTGGCACGAAGCCTGAAGCGCCAGCGGACGGGGGCCCGGAACTAG
- a CDS encoding acyltransferase family protein, producing the protein MRRRKPTFRPEIQGLRSLAVLMVVTYHVWFGRVSGGVDVFLFISAFLMTLQFLGRHDRNQPFALAKHWLHLFRRLLPAAVTVIVATLAASALVLPPTRWLDLIAQGWASLSYSENRLLQHEAVDYYANDHSLASPFQHFWSLSIQAQVFILWPLIFAVAGWTARRYRLSYRPLLAYIFFALFLGSLGYSIFFTATNQVQAYFDTGARLWEFALGTLVALILPGLRFKRQTRIVMGWVGVLAMLACGIVLDVQGAFPGVAALWPTVAAALVIVAGQTESAAGVDRILSAKPLVKLGDISYALYLWHWPLLVLALAWSGKDHAGWLSGSVIILVALGLAYLTTRYIERPWREWKWPEVRKRRAVLAIMLAVAVAAVPLSGWNLQLDLERRAIQAQKIANNPGSRVLDPAFTAAIPSGEVSLLPLAADLSKNWVSLDGPCTKDIAPEDRLLKGSCFEQRPSGGPSKRVLVVGDSHAQQWSGAVKPLAAQKNWLLYSILKGACKAAPPGLGGSADCDDFNAAVQKEISRQKPDAIILLGTAAAPSSTAEALTPGFEELVSGWLDQGIAVVALRDNPRFSFNMAECVLQAGTDDQACRPAIGDNLPAASPFETLDPARLPGLSLVDLTDRICTPTECPAVVGNVFVYLDDNHLSAEYADSMADEFAIRLQNAAGWAK; encoded by the coding sequence ATGCGACGGAGGAAGCCGACGTTCCGGCCGGAGATCCAGGGCTTGCGGTCTCTGGCTGTCCTCATGGTGGTGACCTACCACGTCTGGTTTGGGCGCGTGTCCGGCGGGGTGGACGTCTTCCTCTTCATTTCCGCTTTCCTGATGACGCTGCAATTCCTCGGCCGCCACGACCGGAACCAACCCTTTGCACTCGCAAAGCACTGGCTCCACCTGTTCCGCCGTCTCCTTCCGGCAGCTGTCACCGTCATCGTGGCAACCCTGGCTGCGTCTGCCCTGGTCCTTCCACCAACCAGGTGGCTGGACCTTATCGCGCAGGGCTGGGCGTCCCTGTCCTACTCGGAGAACCGGCTGCTGCAGCACGAGGCGGTCGATTACTACGCCAACGACCACAGCCTGGCCAGCCCCTTCCAGCACTTTTGGTCACTGTCCATCCAGGCGCAGGTCTTCATCCTGTGGCCCCTGATCTTTGCGGTGGCCGGCTGGACCGCCCGGCGCTACCGGTTGTCCTACCGGCCCCTACTGGCCTACATCTTCTTCGCCCTGTTCCTCGGTTCACTGGGCTACTCCATTTTCTTCACCGCCACCAACCAGGTCCAGGCCTACTTCGATACCGGCGCCCGGCTGTGGGAATTCGCCCTGGGTACGCTCGTGGCGTTGATCCTGCCGGGCCTGCGTTTCAAGCGGCAGACCCGCATTGTCATGGGCTGGGTGGGTGTTCTTGCCATGCTGGCGTGCGGCATAGTCCTGGACGTGCAGGGGGCGTTCCCGGGTGTCGCCGCGTTGTGGCCCACGGTCGCAGCGGCCTTGGTCATCGTGGCGGGCCAAACAGAAAGCGCCGCAGGGGTTGACCGGATCCTCTCCGCCAAGCCACTGGTCAAGCTCGGCGACATCTCCTATGCCCTGTACCTGTGGCACTGGCCGCTCCTGGTACTGGCGCTCGCCTGGAGCGGCAAGGACCATGCCGGCTGGCTGTCCGGCTCTGTCATCATCCTGGTGGCCCTGGGGCTCGCCTACCTGACGACGCGCTATATCGAAAGGCCCTGGCGGGAGTGGAAATGGCCCGAAGTCCGGAAGCGGCGGGCAGTCCTGGCCATCATGCTGGCCGTGGCCGTGGCAGCGGTGCCCCTGTCCGGCTGGAACCTCCAGCTTGATCTGGAACGCCGTGCCATCCAGGCACAGAAGATCGCCAACAATCCCGGATCCCGTGTCCTTGACCCGGCTTTCACCGCCGCAATCCCCTCGGGAGAAGTGTCCCTCCTGCCGCTGGCGGCGGATTTGTCCAAGAACTGGGTATCCCTGGACGGGCCTTGCACGAAGGACATCGCACCTGAGGACCGTTTACTGAAGGGTTCGTGTTTTGAACAGCGGCCGTCCGGCGGTCCTTCCAAACGGGTCCTGGTGGTCGGCGACAGTCACGCGCAGCAATGGTCCGGTGCTGTCAAACCGCTGGCAGCCCAGAAGAACTGGCTTCTGTATTCCATCCTCAAGGGCGCTTGCAAGGCCGCGCCGCCCGGGCTCGGGGGAAGCGCAGACTGTGACGACTTCAACGCCGCCGTCCAGAAGGAAATCAGCAGGCAGAAGCCCGATGCCATCATCCTGCTGGGGACCGCGGCGGCTCCCTCGAGCACTGCAGAGGCCCTGACACCGGGTTTCGAGGAGCTGGTTTCCGGGTGGCTGGACCAGGGGATCGCAGTTGTAGCGCTCCGGGACAACCCGCGCTTTTCCTTCAACATGGCGGAATGCGTACTGCAGGCCGGGACCGATGACCAGGCCTGCCGCCCGGCGATCGGCGACAATCTTCCGGCCGCCAGTCCCTTCGAAACCCTTGACCCGGCCAGGCTTCCTGGCTTGTCCTTGGTGGACCTCACGGACAGGATCTGCACCCCGACGGAGTGCCCTGCCGTTGTGGGCAATGTTTTTGTCTACCTGGACGATAACCACCTAAGCGCCGAATACGCCGACAGCATGGCAGACGAGTTCGCCATCCGGTTGCAGAACGCGGCCGGATGGGCGAAGTGA